One genomic segment of Vagococcus intermedius includes these proteins:
- a CDS encoding YczE/YyaS/YitT family protein, translated as MKLFNFDNITLKKLGVSLIGIFLVCIGVAFNNNTLFGNDPVGIVYDGLRSFLSLEQSQLGTVSNYMNIVLIIILFIFGKRYLNIGTLLYLIPYGLFISIGSHIYPLLFNNDVTFHRYLGGFIGISLYYIGISLFVASDIGVDPFNGIMLTIRDRASWSIRKSKIVMDIVLILVGVLLGGKFGVITILTALTTGPAIQFLSQYFEKYIYGKVTD; from the coding sequence TTGAAACTATTTAATTTTGACAATATTACCCTTAAAAAATTAGGTGTGTCACTTATTGGTATTTTTCTGGTATGTATTGGTGTAGCTTTTAATAATAATACACTATTTGGTAACGACCCTGTTGGGATTGTCTATGATGGGCTTAGATCATTTCTAAGCCTTGAGCAATCTCAGTTAGGGACTGTTTCTAATTATATGAACATTGTGTTAATTATTATTTTATTTATTTTTGGTAAAAGATATTTGAATATTGGCACACTTTTATATTTGATTCCTTATGGTTTATTTATATCTATAGGAAGTCATATTTATCCACTATTATTCAATAACGACGTTACCTTTCACCGTTATTTAGGTGGTTTTATTGGAATTAGTTTGTATTATATTGGAATCAGTTTGTTTGTGGCAAGTGATATTGGGGTAGATCCTTTTAATGGTATCATGTTAACTATTAGAGATCGGGCCAGTTGGAGTATTAGGAAATCAAAAATTGTGATGGATATCGTGTTAATTTTAGTAGGTGTTTTATTAGGCGGTAAGTTTGGTGTAATCACCATATTAACAGCGCTTACAACAGGTCCTGCTATTCAGTTTTTGAGTCAGTATTTTGAAAAATATATTTATGGGAAAGTAACAGACTAG